A portion of the Rhodococcus pseudokoreensis genome contains these proteins:
- a CDS encoding glycosyltransferase family 87 protein translates to MADNRDAHAVRDAGETEFVSPAPLAKDRRSADWRDLPGRTDPLTADLSGVIGGPVGRHAVVGRSRFFTPMRAILLLAIVFLALGWFAKAPCIQQAPVGENGALGLDWSGSRQYVAMCYSDTVPLYGAERLNEGAFPYKKWWEETEGNGQIQRRYMEYPVISGLYQYGAMTIAKSWDAVHWLPGALQVAIYFNVVALGLALAWLVTVWASALLAGRRIWDAALIAASPLVIVHAFTNFDPLATAFAAGGLLAWSRKRPVLAGILLGLGGAAKLYPLLLLGPLLVLCLRTGRVRDWSVTALTGVGAWVAVNLPIAVLFPRGWAEFFRLNSERGADPDSVYNVISSFTGWTGFDGILAAGEAPTVLNAMSFLLFALVCVGIGYVALTAPRRPRLTQLCFLLVAGFLLTNKVWSPQYSLWLVPLAVLAFPHRRILLAWMTIDALVWVPRMFYYLGVSNKGLPEQWFTAAVVVRDIAVVVICALILRQIYRPDEDLVRYGFIDDPSGGVLDQAPDAQSRWLPAWLRPRPPVEAAPAHGVSPG, encoded by the coding sequence GTGGCCGACAACCGTGACGCGCACGCCGTCCGAGACGCGGGCGAGACGGAATTCGTCTCGCCCGCGCCGCTGGCGAAGGATCGGCGTTCCGCGGACTGGCGGGACCTTCCGGGGCGCACCGACCCGCTGACCGCCGATCTGTCCGGCGTGATCGGTGGTCCGGTCGGACGGCACGCGGTCGTCGGGCGCAGCCGGTTCTTCACGCCGATGCGCGCCATCCTGTTGCTGGCGATCGTGTTTCTCGCGCTCGGCTGGTTCGCGAAGGCGCCGTGCATCCAGCAGGCTCCCGTCGGCGAGAACGGCGCGCTGGGGCTCGACTGGAGCGGCAGCAGGCAGTACGTCGCGATGTGCTACTCGGACACGGTGCCCCTGTACGGGGCGGAGCGGTTGAACGAGGGCGCGTTCCCCTACAAGAAGTGGTGGGAAGAGACCGAGGGCAACGGCCAGATCCAGCGCCGCTACATGGAATACCCGGTGATCTCCGGGCTCTACCAGTACGGTGCGATGACGATCGCGAAGTCGTGGGATGCGGTGCACTGGTTGCCCGGCGCCCTGCAGGTCGCGATCTATTTCAACGTCGTCGCACTCGGTCTGGCACTGGCCTGGCTGGTCACCGTCTGGGCGAGTGCGCTGCTCGCCGGACGCCGGATCTGGGACGCCGCCCTGATCGCCGCGTCCCCCCTCGTGATCGTGCACGCGTTCACGAATTTCGATCCGCTCGCAACGGCTTTCGCCGCGGGCGGGCTGCTGGCGTGGTCCCGGAAACGGCCGGTGCTCGCCGGGATCCTGCTCGGTCTCGGCGGCGCCGCCAAGCTGTATCCGCTGCTCCTGCTCGGCCCCCTGCTGGTGCTGTGCCTGCGCACGGGCCGGGTGCGGGACTGGTCGGTGACGGCACTGACCGGGGTCGGCGCGTGGGTCGCGGTGAATCTGCCGATCGCCGTCCTGTTCCCGCGCGGCTGGGCCGAGTTCTTCCGGCTCAATTCCGAACGCGGCGCCGACCCCGACTCCGTCTACAACGTCATCTCCTCGTTCACGGGCTGGACCGGATTCGACGGCATCCTGGCGGCCGGTGAGGCGCCCACCGTGCTCAATGCGATGTCGTTCCTGCTGTTCGCGCTCGTGTGCGTCGGGATCGGGTACGTCGCGCTGACGGCGCCGAGGCGGCCGCGGCTCACCCAACTGTGCTTCCTGCTGGTCGCGGGTTTCCTCCTCACCAACAAGGTGTGGAGCCCGCAGTATTCGCTGTGGCTCGTGCCGCTGGCCGTGCTCGCGTTCCCGCACCGGCGGATCCTGCTGGCCTGGATGACGATCGACGCACTCGTGTGGGTGCCGCGCATGTTCTACTACCTCGGCGTGTCCAACAAGGGGCTCCCCGAGCAGTGGTTCACCGCCGCGGTGGTGGTCCGCGACATCGCGGTCGTGGTCATCTGCGCGCTGATCCTCCGCCAGATCTACCGGCCCGACGAGGACCTCGTGCGGTACGGCTTCATCGACGATCCGTCGGGCGGCGTGCTCGACCAGGCGCCCGACGCGCAGTCGCGGTGGCTGCCTGCCTGGCTACGCCCGCGGCCACCCGTAGAAGCGGCTCCCGCTCACGGTGTTTCGCCGGGCTAG
- a CDS encoding CD225/dispanin family protein codes for MTSQQQDTGADYRGPLAPPPASSLPLAILAIIAFVPFGVVALLRALSVHRLWERGEYDLSVRAAADARQWSIRAIALGVSIAVFAVGAALVLSKA; via the coding sequence ATGACGTCGCAGCAGCAGGACACCGGGGCGGACTACCGCGGGCCGCTGGCACCGCCGCCGGCCAGCAGTCTGCCGCTCGCCATTCTTGCGATTATCGCGTTCGTGCCGTTCGGCGTCGTCGCGCTTCTGCGTGCGCTCAGCGTCCACCGACTGTGGGAGCGCGGCGAGTACGACCTGTCGGTGCGCGCCGCCGCCGACGCCCGCCAGTGGTCGATCCGCGCGATCGCCCTCGGTGTCTCGATCGCCGTGTTCGCGGTCGGGGCGGCGCTGGTGCTGTCGAAGGCCTAG
- a CDS encoding ATP-binding protein, which yields MTSFIGRRREIEEARARLQQSRLVSLLGAGGVGKTRLAEELAVRSARAFRDSVRWIDLAPVRDPGALPSAAAAALGVTDQSSRAVMDKVIDHLQSRHLLIVVDNCEHLLSSAGEFVGAVLAAAPEVRVLTTSREPLGIAGEFTYILPPLSTPGDVENCRAADIAPFESVSLLVERAQGVVADFRLTDANAPAVAQLCNQLDGIPLAIELAAARLRSLSASQLVERLDQRFALLTGGDRAAMPRQQTLRALIDWSYELCSDTERRLWSRLAVFPGSFDLEAAEAITGFGELSDSPVIDVLDRLVGKCLVTVDRSTERLRYSQLMTVREYGHELLDRGGERDELYRRHLEHYSERARRSSLDWCGPGQSETLAGLRIDHPNLVAALDWALHDDSQRAAAAELAVALRYHWIAGGNLSDGRIRLERILQRLTEPTRERGDVLWVTAWTALIQGDRDAAREHLDECTAIATALGDERLRAHADHWAGIHAVFSGRPADAILLFRDAIAVHRAVGDTASALTASFELGMAQTYDGRLDDALETCRDVIAVADRHGEKWNKAYALWVSSVAYFHLGRTDDAVDAAQQALRIQRDFKDKICTALSIEVLSWVATSSGDANAAATLCGAAKRVWHRLGTSVAAFGPQITDDSQSSERDAARMVGPGEFAQLATPAVRLTIEQAVDLALSTRTEDVAAPVAEASPLTKREQEIAELLAQGLSNRQIAEGLVISRRTVDGHVEHIFDKLAVSSRTQVAAWVAARAHPPAVETGR from the coding sequence ATGACCAGCTTCATCGGCCGGCGCCGCGAGATCGAGGAAGCCCGTGCCCGTCTCCAGCAGTCCCGGCTGGTGTCGCTGCTCGGCGCGGGCGGCGTGGGCAAGACGCGGCTGGCCGAGGAACTCGCGGTCCGCTCAGCGCGCGCCTTCCGCGACTCCGTCCGGTGGATCGACCTCGCACCCGTCCGCGACCCCGGCGCGCTGCCCTCCGCCGCCGCGGCCGCCCTCGGCGTCACCGATCAGTCCAGCCGCGCGGTGATGGACAAGGTGATCGACCACCTGCAGTCGCGGCACCTGCTGATCGTCGTCGACAACTGCGAGCATCTCCTGTCCTCCGCCGGTGAATTCGTGGGCGCCGTTCTCGCCGCCGCGCCGGAGGTCCGGGTGCTCACCACCAGTCGCGAACCGCTCGGGATCGCCGGTGAATTCACGTACATCCTTCCGCCGCTGAGCACCCCGGGTGACGTCGAGAACTGCCGCGCCGCGGACATCGCCCCGTTCGAATCGGTGTCGCTGCTCGTCGAGCGCGCGCAGGGCGTCGTCGCCGACTTCCGCCTCACCGACGCGAACGCCCCCGCCGTCGCCCAGCTGTGCAATCAGCTCGACGGGATTCCGCTCGCCATCGAACTCGCCGCCGCCAGGCTGCGGTCGCTGTCCGCGTCGCAACTCGTCGAACGCCTCGACCAGCGGTTCGCGCTCCTCACCGGCGGCGACCGTGCCGCGATGCCCCGCCAGCAGACGCTGCGCGCCCTCATCGACTGGAGTTACGAACTGTGCTCCGACACCGAGCGGCGACTGTGGTCCCGGCTCGCCGTGTTCCCCGGCAGCTTCGATCTCGAAGCCGCGGAAGCGATCACCGGGTTCGGTGAGCTGTCCGACTCGCCGGTCATCGACGTCCTCGACCGGCTCGTCGGAAAATGCCTTGTCACCGTGGACCGTTCGACCGAGAGGCTCCGCTATTCGCAGCTGATGACGGTCCGCGAATACGGGCACGAGCTTCTCGACCGCGGCGGGGAACGCGACGAGCTGTACCGGCGGCATCTCGAGCACTATTCGGAGCGCGCCCGCCGGTCGTCGCTCGACTGGTGCGGGCCAGGACAATCCGAGACACTCGCGGGACTGCGGATCGACCACCCCAACCTCGTCGCCGCCCTGGACTGGGCCCTGCACGACGACTCGCAGCGGGCCGCGGCCGCCGAACTGGCCGTCGCCCTGCGGTACCACTGGATCGCCGGCGGCAACCTGTCCGACGGCCGGATCCGGCTCGAGCGGATCCTGCAGCGGCTCACCGAACCGACGCGGGAGCGGGGCGACGTGCTGTGGGTGACGGCGTGGACCGCGCTGATCCAGGGCGACCGCGACGCCGCGCGGGAACACCTCGACGAATGCACGGCGATCGCGACGGCACTCGGCGACGAGCGACTGCGGGCGCACGCCGATCACTGGGCGGGGATCCACGCGGTGTTCTCCGGCCGCCCCGCCGACGCGATCCTGCTGTTCCGGGACGCGATCGCCGTCCACCGCGCCGTCGGCGACACCGCCTCGGCGCTGACGGCGTCGTTCGAACTGGGCATGGCGCAGACCTACGACGGCCGCCTCGACGACGCACTGGAGACGTGCCGCGACGTGATCGCGGTGGCCGACCGGCACGGCGAGAAGTGGAACAAAGCCTACGCCCTCTGGGTTTCGAGCGTCGCGTACTTCCACCTGGGCCGGACCGACGACGCCGTCGACGCCGCCCAGCAGGCGCTGCGGATCCAGCGCGACTTCAAGGACAAGATCTGCACGGCCCTGTCGATCGAGGTGCTGTCGTGGGTGGCGACGTCGAGCGGCGACGCGAACGCGGCGGCGACCCTGTGCGGCGCCGCGAAGAGGGTGTGGCACCGGCTCGGCACGTCCGTCGCGGCGTTCGGCCCCCAGATCACCGACGACTCACAGTCGTCCGAGCGGGACGCCGCCCGCATGGTGGGACCCGGCGAGTTCGCCCAACTCGCAACGCCCGCGGTCCGGCTCACCATCGAGCAGGCGGTCGATCTCGCGCTCAGCACCCGGACCGAGGACGTGGCGGCGCCCGTCGCCGAGGCGTCACCGCTGACGAAACGGGAACAGGAGATCGCCGAACTGCTCGCGCAGGGTCTCAGTAATCGGCAGATAGCCGAAGGGCTGGTGATCTCGCGGCGCACCGTCGACGGGCACGTCGAGCACATCTTCGACAAGCTGGCCGTCAGCTCCCGCACCCAGGTGGCGGCATGGGTCGCGGCCCGGGCGCATCCGCCCGCCGTGGAGACCGGCCGGTAG
- a CDS encoding flavin-containing monooxygenase, whose amino-acid sequence MSNTNSSADVDVVVVGAGFAGLYALRKLRDTMKLSTRVFEAGSDVGGTWFWNRYPGARCDIESVHYSYSFDEDLQQDWQWSEKFAGQPEILRYLEHVADRFDLRKDITFGTRVIGVHWSDEDSVWTVRTDDGAVVRSRYFISGAGNLSVPKTPEFGGIENFRGEVLLTGNWPREGADFTGKRVAVIGTGASAIQAIPFIAEDAAELVVFQRTPNFATPLGNGPIDPDEVADIKGNYADVRNAARNHFLGVPFDQVQPSALAVDADERRRTFDERWNAGGFRLFIDSYQDILFDKAANDTIADYIRGRIHERVQDPAKAATLAPTGYAYGTKRPPLETNYYEAFNRDSVSVVDVKTTPIDEITPTGVRVGDRVYEVDTIVLATGFDAMTGPLMAMDIRGRGGLPLAEKWEHGPRTYLGIMVNEFPNLFVITGPQSPSVLYNMPLAIEDHVDFATDAIDYLDRRGLDVIEPTAQAETDWGAMTNDIANQTLLPETNSWYMGANIPGKPRACMVYLGGAPTYRATCEDVVAGGYSGFALTRAEARVASPAGRVRRASTVS is encoded by the coding sequence ATGTCAAACACCAATTCTTCCGCCGACGTCGATGTCGTCGTCGTGGGCGCCGGGTTCGCCGGCCTCTACGCGCTTCGCAAGTTGCGCGACACGATGAAGCTGTCGACTCGGGTGTTCGAGGCCGGCTCGGACGTGGGCGGTACCTGGTTCTGGAATCGGTACCCGGGAGCCCGCTGCGACATCGAGAGCGTCCACTACTCGTACTCGTTCGACGAGGATCTGCAGCAGGACTGGCAGTGGAGTGAGAAGTTCGCCGGGCAGCCGGAGATCCTCCGCTACCTCGAACACGTCGCCGACCGCTTCGACCTGCGGAAGGATATCACGTTCGGCACCCGGGTGATCGGCGTGCACTGGAGCGACGAGGATTCGGTGTGGACGGTCCGCACCGACGACGGCGCCGTCGTGCGCAGCCGGTACTTCATCTCGGGTGCGGGCAACCTGTCGGTGCCGAAGACGCCGGAGTTCGGCGGCATCGAGAACTTCCGTGGGGAGGTGCTGCTCACCGGCAACTGGCCGCGCGAGGGCGCCGACTTCACCGGAAAGCGGGTCGCCGTGATCGGGACCGGGGCCAGCGCGATCCAGGCGATCCCGTTCATCGCCGAGGACGCGGCCGAACTGGTCGTCTTCCAGCGCACCCCCAACTTCGCGACCCCCCTCGGCAACGGTCCGATCGACCCGGACGAGGTCGCGGACATCAAGGGCAACTACGCGGACGTGCGGAACGCGGCCCGCAACCACTTCCTCGGCGTCCCGTTCGATCAGGTGCAGCCGTCCGCGCTCGCCGTCGACGCCGACGAGCGGCGCCGCACGTTCGACGAACGCTGGAACGCCGGCGGGTTCCGGTTGTTCATCGACTCCTATCAGGACATCCTGTTCGACAAGGCGGCCAACGACACGATCGCCGACTACATCCGGGGGCGGATCCACGAGCGGGTCCAGGACCCGGCGAAGGCGGCGACACTCGCCCCGACCGGCTACGCGTACGGCACCAAGCGGCCACCGCTCGAGACCAACTACTACGAGGCGTTCAACCGCGACTCGGTGAGCGTCGTCGACGTGAAGACCACGCCGATCGACGAGATCACCCCGACCGGAGTCCGGGTCGGCGACCGCGTCTACGAGGTCGACACCATCGTGCTCGCAACCGGATTCGACGCCATGACCGGACCGCTGATGGCGATGGACATCCGCGGTCGGGGTGGCCTGCCGCTGGCCGAGAAGTGGGAGCACGGACCAAGGACGTACCTCGGCATCATGGTCAACGAGTTCCCGAACCTGTTCGTCATCACCGGGCCGCAGTCGCCGTCGGTGCTCTACAACATGCCCCTCGCCATCGAGGATCACGTCGACTTCGCCACCGATGCGATCGACTACCTGGACCGCCGCGGCCTCGACGTCATCGAGCCCACCGCGCAGGCCGAAACCGATTGGGGCGCAATGACCAACGACATCGCGAACCAGACCCTGCTGCCGGAGACGAACTCCTGGTACATGGGCGCAAACATCCCCGGCAAGCCCCGCGCCTGCATGGTCTACCTCGGCGGCGCCCCCACCTACCGGGCCACCTGCGAGGACGTCGTCGCAGGCGGCTACTCCGGCTTCGCGCTCACCCGGGCGGAGGCCCGCGTCGCCTCCCCCGCCGGGCGTGTCCGCCGGGCTTCCACAGTGTCCTGA
- a CDS encoding alpha/beta hydrolase: protein MALDSHAAELIAGLQAQGLKAFEHSTVDEVRAVVATFTGLQAPPEPVARVADAHYESGGTQIALRVYIPEGQAPHPVVLYFHGGGFVAGDLDVVDEPARAVANGAGAIVVAATYRRAPEHRFPAAAEDASAALQWVAANVGNYGGDPGNVVVMGDSAGGNLAAVTALRARDEDGPRLRGQVLIYPVIDPNAEFPSRREFAQGYVIGAGDLDWFWSNYLRSPDDATHPYAVPSRAASLEGLPPALVLTTENEVARDEAEAYAGALRQAGVDTEAIRFDGLLHGAFWMSGAIPRSSEIRSAVVEFVKRVTATAPVL from the coding sequence ATGGCACTCGATTCACACGCAGCCGAACTGATCGCCGGACTACAGGCGCAGGGGCTGAAGGCTTTCGAGCACAGCACCGTCGACGAGGTGCGGGCGGTGGTGGCGACGTTCACCGGACTGCAGGCGCCGCCCGAACCCGTCGCCCGCGTGGCGGACGCGCACTACGAGAGCGGCGGAACGCAGATCGCGCTGCGGGTCTACATCCCCGAGGGGCAGGCGCCGCACCCGGTGGTCCTGTACTTCCACGGCGGCGGTTTCGTGGCCGGCGACCTCGACGTCGTCGACGAACCCGCACGCGCGGTCGCGAACGGCGCGGGCGCGATCGTCGTCGCCGCGACGTACCGCCGGGCCCCCGAACACCGGTTCCCGGCCGCCGCCGAAGACGCATCGGCCGCACTGCAATGGGTGGCCGCCAACGTCGGGAACTACGGCGGGGACCCCGGCAACGTCGTCGTCATGGGTGACAGCGCCGGCGGCAACCTGGCCGCGGTCACCGCGCTGCGGGCCCGCGACGAGGACGGGCCTCGGCTGCGGGGGCAGGTGCTGATCTATCCGGTGATCGATCCGAACGCTGAGTTCCCCTCCCGGCGGGAGTTCGCTCAGGGATACGTGATCGGCGCCGGCGATCTCGACTGGTTCTGGAGCAACTACCTGCGCTCCCCCGACGACGCGACCCATCCGTATGCCGTCCCGAGCCGCGCCGCGAGCCTCGAAGGGCTTCCGCCCGCGCTCGTGCTCACCACCGAGAACGAGGTGGCCCGCGACGAGGCCGAGGCGTACGCCGGGGCGCTGCGGCAGGCGGGCGTCGACACGGAGGCGATCCGCTTCGACGGACTCCTCCACGGCGCGTTCTGGATGTCCGGTGCCATTCCGCGCAGCAGCGAAATACGCTCGGCCGTTGTCGAGTTCGTGAAGCGGGTGACGGCCACCGCGCCCGTCCTGTGA